The following proteins are co-located in the Polystyrenella longa genome:
- a CDS encoding SMI1/KNR4 family protein yields MTILLDDDERPNITIPQITTCHDQLGCNLPKEYKEFLMNHNGAFPEPSSFRIKNDDLLHSIDIMLYLDSNLFEPRADAFYQTISFTLEKEKDYIPAGSFVIAIVDRDDLLLLFYEGKRKGEIWLKIETYESPMKGENGYKREQGLCKVASSFTGFIEKLIPNEEDLDDD; encoded by the coding sequence ATGACAATCCTTCTGGATGACGATGAACGACCAAATATAACAATTCCCCAAATCACAACATGTCATGATCAACTTGGTTGCAATCTACCGAAAGAATATAAAGAATTTTTAATGAATCATAATGGTGCATTTCCAGAACCGTCTTCTTTTCGTATTAAAAACGACGACTTGCTGCATTCAATAGATATTATGTTATATCTGGATTCAAATCTATTTGAACCGCGAGCAGATGCGTTTTATCAGACAATTTCTTTTACGCTTGAAAAAGAGAAGGATTATATACCCGCGGGTAGTTTCGTCATCGCAATCGTTGACAGGGACGATTTGTTACTGCTTTTTTATGAGGGAAAGAGAAAGGGTGAGATCTGGTTGAAAATAGAAACATACGAGTCCCCTATGAAAGGAGAGAATGGATACAAGCGAGAACAAGGCTTGTGTAAAGTCGCTTCTTCGTTTACAGGATTCATTGAGAAATTGATACCGAATGAAGAAGACTTGGATGATGACTAG
- a CDS encoding formylglycine-generating enzyme family protein yields the protein MVASIRDLSATEPTKEKSQVVDLGNDVGLELVYIPAGEFKMGSTPEEKAWATGIEGGATPGTERESYEGEAPRSMRVKDGFWMGRTEVSVGQFKQFVNESGYVSDAEKPNGSTQVFDPNWEITAKAPPHPWISVEGKSWRDPGFGFPVRDSYPVVCISWNDGRAFCEWLTKKERAAGRINEDLEYRLPTEAEWEYACRGGQESTAFWWGDDLKDGEGRLNISAVDFLPGRNKIWPLANAPWSDGYAFVSPVDHYGENGRNGFGLADMCGGVWEIVLDHFDPTGGHEELNWVEENRRPVCKGGNYFDVPGNARCAVRLGLMSDSYSDSRDGFRICLGKPQP from the coding sequence ATGGTAGCCTCTATTCGGGACCTATCAGCGACTGAGCCGACGAAAGAAAAGAGTCAAGTTGTCGATCTCGGTAACGATGTAGGACTCGAGCTTGTCTACATTCCCGCGGGTGAGTTCAAGATGGGAAGTACCCCTGAAGAAAAAGCATGGGCGACCGGTATCGAAGGGGGAGCAACACCAGGCACCGAACGAGAATCCTACGAAGGGGAAGCTCCCCGTTCCATGCGGGTGAAAGATGGCTTCTGGATGGGCCGCACTGAAGTCTCTGTCGGGCAGTTCAAACAGTTTGTGAACGAATCAGGTTATGTCAGTGACGCCGAGAAACCGAACGGTTCGACACAGGTCTTCGACCCCAACTGGGAAATCACGGCTAAGGCACCACCCCACCCCTGGATTTCAGTCGAAGGCAAAAGCTGGCGCGATCCCGGGTTCGGTTTTCCCGTGAGAGACAGTTACCCCGTCGTCTGCATCAGTTGGAATGACGGACGTGCATTCTGCGAATGGCTTACTAAGAAAGAACGAGCCGCGGGCAGAATCAATGAAGATCTGGAGTATCGCCTTCCAACCGAAGCAGAATGGGAATATGCCTGTCGTGGCGGACAGGAAAGTACCGCTTTCTGGTGGGGGGATGATTTGAAAGATGGGGAAGGTCGTTTGAATATTTCCGCTGTCGATTTTCTTCCGGGCAGAAACAAAATCTGGCCCCTCGCCAATGCTCCCTGGAGCGATGGTTACGCGTTCGTTTCTCCAGTCGATCACTATGGAGAGAACGGTAGAAACGGTTTCGGCCTCGCCGATATGTGCGGAGGTGTCTGGGAGATTGTCCTCGACCATTTCGATCCGACAGGGGGACACGAAGAATTGAACTGGGTGGAAGAAAACCGACGCCCTGTTTGCAAAGGAGGGAACTACTTCGATGTTCCCGGTAATGCCCGTTGCGCCGTCCGACTTGGCTTAATGAGCGATTCCTATTCGGACTCGCGCGATGGTTTCCGAATTTGCCTGGGCAAACCACAACCCTGA
- a CDS encoding heavy metal translocating P-type ATPase produces the protein MANLLFTSFVKQKMLLIATLAVVAIALHLGLRWFTSVDNPLVLNLPLFIALVLGGVPLVWELLLNLLKREFGSDLLAGISIVTSILLGEYLAGTLVVLMLSGGEALEAYAVGSASAVLKALSKRMPSTSHRKHDHALEDVPAEELLVGDTVVVFPHEVCPIDGTVLDGHSVMDESYLTGEPYLMSKTPGSTVMSGAINGESPLTIRADKLAVDSRYAQIVKVIESSQAQRPRIRRLGDQLGAIYTPIAVSLALAAWFFSGEPIRFLAVLVVATPCPLLIAIPVAIIGSISLAAKRAIVIRDPSVLEKIDHCRTMIFDKTGTLTYGEPRLTEQHYADGLDGQRILALVASVEQYSKHPLANAIVKKAREEKLSQWEAVEISEAPGQGLRAVVDSEQLRITNRRGFRKQFPEQTDRLPEETSGLECIVLLNDEYAATYKFRDIPRREGASFIHHLGPQHHIERVMLLSGDRESEARYLAELVGIEVILAEKSPEEKLEIVQQETTKADTLYVGDGINDAPALLAATVGIAFGQNSDVTTEAAGAIVLDSSLQKVDELMHISRRMRKIALQSAVGGMLLSIIAMFIAASGHLSPVAGAILQEVIDVLAVLNALRVALPPKQLTDY, from the coding sequence ATGGCAAACCTCTTGTTCACCTCATTCGTCAAACAAAAGATGTTACTGATCGCGACACTCGCCGTCGTTGCGATTGCTCTGCACCTCGGGCTTCGCTGGTTCACATCAGTCGACAACCCGTTGGTGCTAAACCTCCCCTTGTTTATTGCACTCGTACTCGGGGGAGTCCCCCTTGTCTGGGAGTTGCTGCTCAATCTGTTGAAGCGGGAATTTGGTTCCGATCTTCTTGCCGGTATCTCGATCGTGACGTCGATCCTGCTCGGTGAATACCTTGCGGGTACGCTGGTCGTGCTGATGCTCTCCGGCGGAGAAGCGTTGGAAGCTTATGCTGTTGGCAGTGCCTCCGCGGTACTTAAGGCGTTGTCGAAACGGATGCCCTCCACCTCCCATCGCAAGCACGATCATGCGTTGGAGGATGTACCTGCAGAAGAGTTGCTAGTCGGTGACACTGTCGTTGTCTTTCCTCACGAAGTTTGTCCGATCGACGGCACAGTTCTCGATGGCCACAGCGTCATGGATGAATCGTACCTGACGGGCGAACCCTACCTGATGTCCAAAACGCCAGGCTCGACCGTGATGTCGGGAGCAATTAATGGCGAAAGCCCACTCACGATTCGGGCCGACAAACTGGCTGTCGACTCCCGCTACGCACAGATCGTCAAAGTCATTGAATCCTCCCAGGCACAGCGACCACGTATCCGCCGACTGGGTGATCAACTTGGAGCCATCTACACGCCTATCGCCGTTTCCCTGGCTCTCGCAGCGTGGTTTTTCAGCGGCGAGCCAATTCGGTTTCTGGCAGTGCTTGTGGTTGCGACTCCCTGTCCGCTACTCATCGCGATTCCGGTCGCCATTATTGGCTCCATCTCCTTGGCCGCTAAACGAGCTATTGTCATTCGAGATCCGTCCGTTCTCGAAAAAATCGACCATTGCCGCACCATGATTTTTGACAAAACAGGCACGCTCACTTATGGCGAACCCCGCTTGACCGAGCAGCATTACGCGGACGGGCTCGATGGCCAGCGAATACTGGCCCTGGTCGCCAGCGTCGAGCAGTACTCCAAACACCCCCTCGCCAACGCCATCGTCAAGAAAGCCCGGGAAGAAAAACTCTCCCAGTGGGAAGCAGTAGAAATCAGCGAAGCCCCCGGTCAGGGACTTCGCGCCGTCGTCGATTCAGAGCAATTGCGAATCACCAACAGAAGAGGATTTCGAAAACAATTCCCAGAGCAGACCGACCGACTTCCTGAAGAAACGTCCGGACTGGAATGTATCGTCCTGCTTAATGATGAATACGCGGCGACGTATAAATTCAGAGACATTCCCCGCAGAGAAGGAGCATCCTTCATTCATCACTTGGGACCGCAGCATCATATTGAGCGTGTGATGCTCCTCTCTGGCGACCGTGAATCCGAAGCCCGGTATCTGGCGGAACTCGTCGGCATCGAAGTCATTCTTGCAGAGAAAAGTCCGGAAGAAAAACTCGAAATCGTCCAGCAGGAGACAACCAAAGCAGACACCTTATACGTCGGCGACGGCATTAACGACGCTCCCGCCTTGCTCGCCGCTACGGTCGGAATCGCCTTCGGCCAAAACAGCGACGTCACCACCGAGGCTGCCGGCGCCATCGTCCTCGACTCGTCACTCCAGAAAGTCGACGAGTTGATGCACATCAGCCGCCGCATGCGAAAGATCGCTCTCCAAAGCGCCGTCGGTGGCATGCTGCTCAGCATCATCGCGATGTTCATCGCCGCCTCTGGTCACCTTAGCCCCGTCGCCGGCGCCATTCTCCAGGAAGTCATCGACGTCCTCGCCGTCCTCAACGCCCTCCGCGTCGCTCTACCCCCAAAGCAACTGACAGACTACTGA
- a CDS encoding PVC-type heme-binding CxxCH protein produces MFPRYMSIQMPLLVIIGLSYTSLLADEPETAGKLTPQEELATFTLPEEFEASVVVSEPDVSQPLSIEFDTKGRMWVLQYLQYPIPNGLKAVEVDQYLRTKYDKLPEPPPKGPQGEDRISIYQDQDGDGEMELITHFLSNLNLASGFALDHHGVYVVQPPYLLFYPDANQDDQPDGDPQVLLTGFGMDDAHAFANSLTWGPDGWLYGVQGSTVTANIRGIEFQQGCWRYHPETDRFELFSEGGGNSFGLDFDQYGNVFAGGNTVEPLVHHVQGAYYVKGFGKHGPLHNPHTYGYFQPVQHHGYVGDSLTGGFVLYQGGAFPEEFNNNCIAPNTRHSAMRWSTVEKRGSTFATRAVGDFITSTHNWFRPVESAVGPDGALYVADWYDYNIAHSSPQNHGKWYMPSRFDGRIFRVGPKTVTKFPALAGDLKQRNIDQLLELLEHPNAWFVRHARRLLVTQKEASLTTALSERALNTENEVLALQGLWILSQQGEMTEALALDLLNSPHEYVRAWTIRLHGDSGELYPAFFKACLNLAKSDPSPIVRSQLACTAKRLSSEQTLPLIFELWKQSEDLDDPFIPLLIWWALEDKAVSHSNEVVALFQQPSTWQQPLVQNVLLERIARRYTAEQSTAGYDALASLLALAPDELTRQSLVTGMTTALEGRRLDAIPPSLKPAIQQLLTSSLENPNIIQLGLRFGLAEAEPVAIQLLQGETLSDEERIALTTCLGQTGSNAVIVPLLEQLEASPNQPLRLATLEALGRFDDSTIGERLLDNLSSWEGRLKDQTITLLCSRQTWASLLLTGVESKQIDSADVTLDQVRQFLIHQDPEIQQQIKQIWGTIKPATPQEKQGRIKAVLKILSRSAGDPTKGKTVFVKTCGTCHKLHGEGTTIGPDLTGAERKDRRKLLENIIDPSAMIRSQYIMYTVVTDEGRILSGLLADSNDNTVTLIDKQNNRTIINRGNIDEMDESSLSLMPEKLLEPLSDQDLQDLFGYLQAN; encoded by the coding sequence ATGTTCCCTCGTTACATGTCTATCCAGATGCCGCTCTTGGTAATCATCGGTCTCAGTTACACGTCTTTACTTGCCGATGAACCGGAAACCGCTGGAAAACTGACTCCCCAAGAAGAACTGGCGACGTTCACTTTGCCCGAAGAGTTTGAAGCCTCTGTCGTCGTAAGTGAACCTGATGTGAGCCAACCGCTGTCCATCGAATTCGATACAAAGGGCCGCATGTGGGTTCTACAGTATCTGCAATACCCGATTCCTAATGGGTTGAAAGCGGTCGAAGTCGATCAGTACTTGCGAACCAAGTACGACAAACTTCCTGAACCTCCTCCCAAAGGTCCACAGGGCGAAGATCGAATCTCCATCTACCAGGATCAGGATGGTGACGGGGAGATGGAACTCATCACCCATTTTCTTTCGAATCTCAATCTCGCTTCCGGGTTTGCACTCGATCATCACGGGGTGTATGTCGTCCAACCCCCTTACCTGTTGTTTTACCCTGATGCAAACCAAGATGATCAGCCCGACGGCGATCCGCAGGTTCTATTAACCGGTTTCGGAATGGATGACGCGCATGCGTTTGCCAACTCCCTCACCTGGGGGCCGGATGGCTGGTTGTACGGAGTCCAGGGAAGTACCGTCACCGCGAACATCCGTGGAATCGAGTTTCAACAGGGCTGCTGGCGATACCATCCCGAGACCGACCGGTTCGAACTTTTCTCAGAAGGGGGCGGCAACTCGTTCGGACTCGATTTCGACCAGTACGGAAATGTGTTTGCCGGTGGAAATACCGTGGAACCGCTCGTCCATCATGTGCAAGGCGCCTACTACGTTAAAGGATTCGGCAAACATGGCCCCCTTCATAATCCGCATACCTATGGCTACTTCCAACCCGTCCAGCATCACGGTTACGTCGGTGACAGCCTGACGGGTGGGTTTGTCTTGTATCAGGGAGGCGCCTTTCCGGAAGAGTTCAATAATAATTGTATCGCCCCCAATACCCGCCACAGTGCGATGCGCTGGAGCACCGTAGAAAAACGAGGATCAACATTTGCTACGAGGGCGGTAGGTGATTTCATCACCTCGACGCACAACTGGTTCCGGCCAGTTGAGTCCGCCGTTGGTCCTGATGGTGCGCTTTATGTCGCCGACTGGTACGACTACAACATCGCGCATTCCTCTCCGCAGAATCATGGCAAATGGTACATGCCCAGCCGTTTCGACGGACGTATCTTCCGCGTCGGACCGAAGACTGTCACCAAGTTCCCTGCCCTCGCCGGAGATTTGAAACAACGGAACATTGACCAATTACTGGAGCTTCTTGAACATCCCAACGCCTGGTTCGTTCGCCATGCGCGCAGGTTGTTAGTCACTCAGAAAGAAGCGAGCCTGACCACCGCTCTAAGTGAGCGGGCCCTCAACACAGAGAATGAGGTGCTAGCGCTGCAAGGCCTCTGGATTCTGTCCCAACAGGGAGAGATGACAGAAGCACTGGCCCTCGACCTTCTCAACAGCCCTCACGAATATGTTCGGGCGTGGACCATCCGACTGCATGGAGACTCAGGAGAACTATACCCTGCATTCTTTAAAGCCTGCCTGAATCTGGCAAAGTCCGATCCCAGTCCCATCGTCCGCAGTCAACTCGCTTGCACCGCCAAACGTCTCTCGAGCGAACAGACTTTGCCTCTCATCTTCGAATTATGGAAACAGTCCGAAGACCTGGATGATCCGTTTATTCCTTTGTTGATCTGGTGGGCACTGGAGGACAAAGCGGTTTCTCATTCCAATGAGGTCGTGGCTCTCTTCCAGCAACCGTCTACCTGGCAGCAGCCACTCGTACAGAATGTCCTACTGGAACGCATCGCGCGGCGATACACGGCCGAACAATCAACCGCTGGCTATGACGCCCTCGCTTCCCTGCTCGCATTGGCCCCAGACGAATTAACCCGTCAGTCGCTGGTCACAGGAATGACAACCGCACTCGAAGGACGTCGACTAGACGCTATACCGCCGTCGCTCAAACCAGCGATCCAACAACTTCTAACATCGTCATTGGAGAATCCAAACATCATTCAACTTGGGCTGCGATTCGGTTTGGCAGAAGCAGAACCTGTGGCGATTCAATTGCTCCAGGGAGAAACACTCTCCGACGAGGAACGTATCGCCTTAACGACCTGCCTCGGTCAAACAGGGTCAAACGCTGTGATCGTACCCTTGTTAGAACAGCTGGAAGCAAGCCCGAATCAACCACTGCGGTTAGCCACATTAGAGGCACTCGGTCGTTTTGATGATTCCACTATCGGAGAACGACTCCTGGACAATCTCTCTTCCTGGGAGGGAAGACTTAAAGATCAGACGATCACCCTGCTCTGCAGTCGCCAGACTTGGGCGAGTCTGTTACTCACGGGAGTCGAATCGAAACAAATCGACTCTGCCGACGTGACTCTCGACCAGGTCCGTCAGTTTCTGATCCATCAAGATCCCGAAATCCAGCAGCAGATTAAACAGATTTGGGGCACCATCAAACCTGCAACTCCTCAGGAGAAACAAGGACGCATCAAAGCGGTTTTGAAAATCCTCTCGCGTTCTGCTGGCGATCCAACCAAGGGAAAAACGGTTTTCGTGAAAACCTGCGGAACCTGTCACAAACTGCACGGGGAAGGAACTACCATTGGGCCAGATCTGACGGGTGCCGAACGGAAAGATCGTCGCAAGTTGCTGGAAAACATCATCGACCCCAGCGCGATGATCCGCTCCCAGTACATCATGTACACGGTAGTCACCGACGAAGGACGTATCCTCTCCGGATTGCTGGCCGACTCTAACGACAACACGGTTACCTTAATTGACAAACAGAATAACCGAACCATCATCAACCGGGGAAACATCGACGAAATGGATGAATCTTCCCTTTCGCTAATGCCAGAGAAGCTTCTGGAACCACTGAGCGATCAAGATCTCCAGGACCTGTTCGGTTACCTACAGGCCAATTAA